Sequence from the Rutidosis leptorrhynchoides isolate AG116_Rl617_1_P2 chromosome 3, CSIRO_AGI_Rlap_v1, whole genome shotgun sequence genome:
tgtagcttcgtgttgcccttttctccgtacaccattaagggttctccttcttctcgtacaatgcgaattgcatttttataacatacgatctcttctttcaccttcttcagccagtccatgccaactattacatcaaaactccctaattctactggtatcaaatcaatcttaaatatttcgctacccagtttaatttctcgattctggcatatataatctgctgaaattaatttaccgtttgctaattcgagtaaaaatttactatctaacggcgtcaatggacaacttaatttagcacaaaaatctctactcatatagcttctatccgcacgcgaatcaaataaaacgtaagcagatttattgtcaataagaaacgtacccgtaacaagctccgggtcttcctgtgcctctgccgcattaatattgaaaactcttccgcggccttgtccattcgtgttctcctggtttgggcaatttctaataatgtggcccggttttccacatttataacaaactacattggcataacttgctccgacactacttgctccgccattactcattccaacatcatttgttcctttcattctgttaacccctggtctgcagacctcacacttcgccgtgctatgaccatttcttttacacttgttgcaaaatttggtgcagaaccccgagtgatacttttcacacctttggtatagctgcttctgattgttgttgttgttgttgttgcggttgttattgttgttgggatgattgttgtagttgctgttgttgttgttgttgggccatttgttgtagttgcgattaatgttgcgattgttgggatagttgttgcgattattgttgtaattgctgttgttgttgtatcggtgattcttatcaccgttttcctcccactttcttttgacttgcttcacattagcctcttcagctgcctgttctttaattctttcctcaatctggttcactagtttgtgagccattctacatgcctgttgtatagaggcgggctcgtgtgaacttatatcttcttggattctttccggtaatcctttcacaaatgcgtcgatcttctcttcctcatcttcgaacgctctcggacacaataggcacaattctgtgaatcgtctttcgtatgtggtaatatcaaatccttgggttcgtaaccctctaagttatgtcttgagcttattgacctcggttctgggacggtacttcttgttcatcaagtacttgaatgctgaccacggtagttcataagcatcatcttgtcccacttgctctagataggtattccaccatgttaacgcagtacctgtgaaggtatgcgtagcgtacttcactttgtcctcttcagtacacttacttatggcaaactccgattcgaccttctcggtccaccgtttcaatccgatcggtccttcggttccatcaaattccaaaggttcgcaggcagtgaattctttgtaggtgcatcctacacgatttcttgcgccgttagctgcattgctagattcggagttattgttggtatgtagcgcagcctgtactgcggctatgtttgcagcaagaaaggtatgaaattcctctttcgctcatattcatgatttgtcgagtagtcggtgccatttccttcaaatagtcaaatgaaacaagttaatcatacagaatattaagagtagtcaatagtatctcgtagcataatatgaactcatttataaaagctttttcttcatattagcgttttataagtttaaattcgggtagtacctacccgttaagttcatacttagtagctaatatacaattcaactactataattctatatgaaaacctgattataataatatttcgcattcaaactttttcacaatattttacaaacttacaataccacttattttacatataacatgaaatataacacacaataactttgatacaagatagttgtgaagataattctagctagtacacaagtcgttcagcaaaggcaataaagacacgtaattcatacgtccagaaacaagtcatgcattctggttttactaggactacttcccatccttggtcttgtggaacataaccgttatggccgttgataagacagcgtgttgtaacgtcgttaaatggacgagggttacgtaatgtccaacagtcccgtaacaatctaaaaaccttgtttctcaccccaactactgagtccgtcacttgtgggaacgttttgtttaatagttgtagcccgatgttcttgttctcactttggtgagaagcgaacattactaacccgtaagcataacatgcttatttatgttgcatgttagccactttttctaaatcacgaagtcctatattcagatatattgagtcaaaataatttcttaacccgttgcgtaaaatagcatttgggttccccgcaatatatgcgtcaaagtaaacacatcgtaacttatggatttcccaatgtgatatctcccatctttcgaacgaaagccttttataaaccaaggcattcttgaaacgtttttcgaatgtcttacaaactgatctcgccttaaatagttgtgccgaggaattctgaccgactctagacaagatttcatcaatcatgtctccgggtaggtctcttaaaatattgggttgtctatccattttgtgtttttatactgtaaaatagacaagagttagattcataaaaaaatacttattaataaaagcaatttttacatatatcataaagcataagcacactatattacatatattacaccacacgaatacaactatcttattccgactcgctcgtttcttcttcttcggttttggttcgttttgccaagtttctagggatatatgatgttcccctaatacgagccgtcgttttccacattggtttagaaaaatctggtggtttagaggttccagggttattgtcacaacttaagaaatacgggtgttgacgatacatataaagttcatcgggtttggaatcaaatttctctatttttatgccctttcccttattgttctctttttccttattaaattgtgttggggtaatttctataacatcatcggaatccttgtcgggatctgattcatcggagaattggtaatcctcccaatactttgcttccttggcggaaacaccattgaccataattaactttggtcggttggttgaggattttcttctacttaaccgttttattatttcccccactggttctatttcttcttccggttccaattcttcttccagttccgattcttcttccggttccaactcttcttccggttcctcttcgggaacttgtgaatcagtccacgaatcattccaatttacatttgactcttcattattattaggtgagtcaatgggccttgttctagaggtagacatctatcacataatatcaaaacacgttaagagattaatatatcacataatattcacatgttaaaaatatatagtttccaacaaaatttgttaagcaatcatttttcaattaaacacggtcgaagtccagactcactaatgcatcctaacaaactcgataagacacactaatgcaaaattatggttctctaagaccaacgctcggataccaactgaaatgtcccgttcatattgattataaacgttccatattaattgatttcgttgcgaggttttgacctctatatgagacgtttttcaaagactgcattcatttttaaaactaccataacctttattttatcaataaaggtttcaaaagaattacgtagatcatcaaataatgataatctaaaatatactgtttacacacgaccattacataatggtttacaatagaaatatattacatcgacatatgtttcttgaatgcagtttttacacaatatcatacaatcatggactccaaatcttgtccttattttagtatgcaacagcggaagctcttagtattcacctgagaataaacatgttttaaacgtcaacaaaaatgttggtgagttataggtttaacctatatatatatatatatatatatatatatatatatatatatatatatatatatatcaaatcataacaatagaccacaagatttcatatttcaatacgcatcccatacatagagataaaaatcattcatatggtgaacacctggtaaccgacattaacaagatgcatatataagaatatccccatcattccggaacacctttcggatatgatataaatttcgaagtactaaagcatccggtactttagatggggtttgttaggcccaatagatctatctttaggattcgcgtcaattagggtgtctgttccctaattcttagattaccagacttaataaaaaggggcatattcgatttcgataattcaaccatagaatgtagtttcacgtacgtgtgtctattttgtaaatcatttataaaacctgcatgtattctcatcccaaaaatattagattttaaaagtgggactataactcactttcacagatttttacttcgtcgagaagtaagacttggccactggtcgattcacgaacctataacaaatatgtacatatatatcaaagtatattcaaaatatatttacaacacttttaatacattttgacgttttaagtttattaagtcagctgtcctcgttagtaacctacaactagttgtccaacgttagatgtacagaaaaaaattgatatatattatcttgaattaatccacgacccagtgtatacacgtctcaggctagatcacaactcaaagtatatatatttttggaatcaacctcaaccctgtatagctaactccctcattactgcatatagagtgtctatggttgttccaaataatatatacacatgggtcgatatgatatgtcaaaacatttgcatacgtgtctatggtatcccaagattacataatatattagaatacatgtataatacaatataagttagctaggatatgattaatatagatttgttaccaattttcacgttgctacaacaagaaaaattatccaatcttgttttatccataactttttcattttaaatccgttttcagtgaatcaaattgctatggtttcatattgaactctattttatgaatataaatagaaaaagtataggtttatagtcggaaatataagttacaagtcatttttgtaaaggtagtcattttagtcgaaagaacgacgtctagatgaccattttagaaaatatacttccactttgagtttaaccatgattattggatatagtttcatgttcataagaaaaatcatttttccagaagaacaacttttaaatcaaagtttatcatagtttttaattaactaacccaaaacagcccgcggtgttactacgacggcgtatgtccggttttacagtgttcttcgtgtttccaggttttaaattattaagttagcatatcatatagatatagaacatgtgtttagttgattttaaaagtcaagttagaaggattaacttttgtttgcgaacaagtttagaattaactaaactatgttctagtgattacaagtttaaaccttcgaataagatagctttatatgtatgaatcgaatgatgttatgaacatcattactacctcaagttttctggataaagttactggaaatgagaaaaatggatctagcttcaaaggatccttggatggcttgaaagttcttgaagcagaatcatgacacgaaaaacaagttcaagtaagatttccactcgaaataagattgttatagttatagaaattgaatcaaagtttgaatatgagtattaccttgtattagaaagatatcttactgtaaataagaaagatttcttgaggtcggatgatatatatatatatatatatatatatatatatatatatatatatatatatatatatatatatatatatatatatatatatatataactctacaagattggaagtaagctagcaaacttggaagtattcttgattttatgaaactagaacttgtagaatttatgaagaacacttagaacttgaagatagaacttgagagagattaattagatgaagaaaattgaagaatgaaagtgtttgtaggtgtttttggttgttggtgtatggattagatataaaggatatgtaattttgttttcatgtaaataagtcatgaatgattactcatatttttgtaattttatgagatatttcatgctagttgccaaatgatggttcccacatgtgttaggtgacttacatgggctgctaagagctgatcattagagtgtatataccaatagtacatacatctaaaagctgtgtattgtacgagtacgaatacgggtgcatacgagtagaattgttgatgaaactgaacgaggatgtaattgtaagcatttttgttaagtagaagtattttgataagtgtcttgaagtctttcaaaagtgtattaatacatattaaaacatacatgtatatacattttaactgagtcgttaagtcatcgttagtcgttacatgtaagtgttgttttgaaacctttaggttaacgatcttgttaaatgttgttaacccaatgtttataatatcaaatgagattttaaattattatattatcatgataatatgatttatgaatatctcttaatatgatatatatacattaaatgtcgttacaacgataatcgttacatatatgtctcgtttcaaaatcattaagttagtagtcttgcttttacatatgtagttcattgttaatatacttaatgatatgtttacttatcataatatcatgttaactatatatatatccatatatatgtcatcatatagtttttacaagttttaacgttcgtgaatcaccggtcaatttgggtggtcaattgtctatatgaaacctatttcaattaatcaagtcttaacaagtttgattgcttaacatgttggaaacacttaatcatgtaaataacaatttcatttaatatatatataaacatggaaaagttcgggtcactacagtacgtcCTAAGAGCGCATTGTATTTTGAGTAAGATCTTACTACAACAAATTCTACTGTTGTACTTCTTACTAACTCCTTATTATCATCATCTACCAGCTCTAATTCCAACTCAATGATCCCAATTGGCCATGCGGACTCCCCAGAAAAAGCTGATAATGTGGTGCTGGGAGCTATTAATTTTGCCCATACTATTCCAGGCAGCAACCGGAAATAGTGTTCGTACATTATATCGATGCCGTAACCAGTGTCTATGTGCAATCGTTTGATGATGTATTCGCAGCCTTTAACGCTCCCTTTAACTGTGATGGGCGCATCTGATGGTTCTTGCGCTATCGCCGGAAATAAGATGGGAGCGTTTTCCCATTTTTCTGACAATTCTATTTTGCGGCGCTGATTTACCATGGATACTCTTTTTCTCCTTTTGGCTTCTCACTTGATGTTTTTCCACCCTTCTTCAAGTGTTGCAATATTCCTCTTTTGAGTTTAGCAACTACCTTTTCGATTAGATGCCGACATTTATTGGTTtcatgaccgtaatcatcatgAAAATCGCAAAATTTACTTTTGTCTCTATTcccatattttgacaaaggtatctGGGGATCAAAGCTTTTGCATGCTGCCTCTGTAGCCAATATTTCTTTTTTTGTTTTTGTGAGGTCTTTTATCAATGTAACATTATCAGCGTGGTTATTTTTATACCTTTGGCTTCCTCCCCCTTGTTATCGTTAAACTTGCGATATATGTCGTTATTGAATTACTGCCTGGGGTTGGCCCATTACTACTATATCGCTTGCCAAATTCTGACCCTCTTCCTTATGCCCGATAATAATCGTCATCAATATCCATGTTTGAAGAGGTATTTCCACAATTTTGTTTATGTCTTCTTGCGCACGCATGTAAGCGAAAGTTTCCGGCACTCTTCTGCGCAACCGCTGCCATAAAGATAGATGTCTTTCTGTGTCTATACAATGTATAAAGCCGGACACCTTCTGACTTTCTGGGAGGTCTTGTATTTTGGACACTTCCTTGGTGTACCTATCTATGACTTCCCCCAAACTTTCTTTTGGTTTTTGCTTGATGTCGTGGCATTCAACGTGCGTTCTTTTGCGGATGCGCAGATTGTGGAAATTTAATAGGAATCTTGAGCGCAAATCCGCAAAGTCTGTAATGCTTTGGCCTGGCAAGTTGTTGAACCATTCCCTTGCTACCCCCTGCAGCACTATTGGTAGCATATGGCATGCTACTGCGTCACCCCAGCTGTGTGTTCTTGCGGTTCcttttgaatttttgtaaaaaatcatctggatctgaCAATCCATCGTAACTTCCCAATGTTAAAGGTAACACAGGCGATACTATAAAAAGATGATTTGCGATATGTGGCACAAATTTTTCTGTTACAGGAGCTAGCTCAAGACTTTGTTTAGCTTTTTGTCCTTGCATTACCGCGAACCAGTTGTTCATAAATTCTTGTACTCGTGCTGGTTCGTTGAAAGCTGGTGCCAAATGTGGTGGCACAACTTGCTGCAACTGAGATATAAAGTTATTGGATTGAGTCGGGACTTATTACGTCCTACTGTATTGATT
This genomic interval carries:
- the LOC139901314 gene encoding uncharacterized protein, translating into MDCQIQMIFYKNSKGTARTHSWGDAVACHMLPIVLQGVAREWFNNLPGQSITDFADLRSRFLLNFHNLRIRKRTHVECHDIKQKPKESLGEVIDRYTKEVSKIQDLPESQKVSGFIHCIDTERHLSLWQRLRRRVPETFAYMRAQEDINKIVEIPLQTWILMTIIIGHKEEDLTKTKKEILATEAACKSFDPQIPLSKYGNRDKSKFCDFHDDYGHETNKCRHLIEKVVAKLKRGILQHLKKGGKTSSEKPKGEKEYPW